Proteins found in one Hevea brasiliensis isolate MT/VB/25A 57/8 chromosome 18, ASM3005281v1, whole genome shotgun sequence genomic segment:
- the LOC131176012 gene encoding uncharacterized protein LOC131176012: MSSIPPNSPWRGCAAFFPQPVSESNQSAAQFLTETVYYFNCRVINPPLDDIECRSSDGEQDILRHVFRWDTAPYQHVFQHGFEARRQGGTPDEIYFNLDHYVHHSGRPLDSTRPATHVFISTTLSSAWYPTLPDGTQEVYRYEIYAPGGIWVAETLGDRYRYPAQDEVAFVAGIAPQYIRSAQLFRLTHSGRYTRRERVDNRLIVNRNYNPQSHPSRVLPIQRPVFDYILNGRRELLNLVIYNPNSAAGANDNASREKREVSYDVIDWYTDKVADVGTYINAAFQSARNRDEVYLFMKNEYVLVNYAPGTTNDRVINGPLLICDGFPSLTDTAFAEFGVDCAFRSHHGNEAFIFSGNLCARIDYAPGTLNDKILRGPMPIGTMFPFFKRTVFETSIDAAFEATATNEAYLFKDDQYALIDYSEPRRIAIRKITEGFYSLRGTIFESGIDAAFASSRKNEAYLFKGDQYALINFAPGTTNDYIIGGVKPILPSWPSLRNILPRKNRGLDIHEHSHNTPEPDRDRDDL; this comes from the exons ATGTCATCGATTCCCCCAAATTCACCCTGGAGAGGATGCGCAGCATTCTTTCCACAACCTGTATCTGAAAGTAATCAATCTGCAGCTCAATTTCTTACTGAAACTGTCTACTACTTTAATTGCCGTGTAATAAATCCTCCTTTAGATGATATCGAATGCAGAAGCAGTGATGGCGAACAAGACATCCTTCGCCATGTCTTCCGTTGGGATACTGCACCTTATCAACACGTTTTTCAGCATGGATTCGAAGCAAGGCGTCAAGGAGGTACTCCCGATGAAATTTACTTCAATTTGGATCACTATGTTCATCATAGTGGCAGACCTCTTGATTCCACTAGGCCTGCCACGCATGTCTTCATTAGCACCACCCTTAGCAGTGCTTGGTATCCAACTCTCCCTGATGGGACACAAGAAGTGTATCGTTATGAGATATATGCACCAGGGGGTATTTGGGTTGCTGAGACACTTGGAGATCGTTACAGATATCCTGCCCAAGATGAGGTTGCCTTTGTTGCTGGCATAGCCCCTCAATACATTCGCTCTGCTCAATTGTTCAGACTTACCCATAGTGGAAG GTATACAAGACGGGAGAGGGTGGATAACAGACTAATTGTCAACCGTAATTACAATCCTCAATCACATCCCTCAAGAGTGCTCCCCATTCAGAGGCCTGTATTTGATTATATTCTTAATGGTAGGAGGGAACTCTTAAATCTTGTTATCTACAATCCTAATTCTGCAGCTGGAGCAAATGATAACGCATCAAGAGAGAAACGAGAAGTCTCCTATGACGTCATTGATTGGTATACCGACAAAGTGGCAGATGTTGGCACTTACATAAATGCTGCATTTCAGTCAGCTCGTAATCGAGACGAAGTCTATTTATTCATGAAAAATGAGTACGTTCTTGTAAACTATGCTCCAGGAACAACCAATGATAGGGTGATTAATGGGCCACTTCTTATTTGCGATGGGTTTCCATCACTTACAGATACAGCATTTGCAGAGTTCGGAGTAGATTGTGCTTTTAGATCTCATCATGGAAATGAAGCATTCATCTTTTCTGGGAATCTTTGTGCACGTATAGACTATGCACCTGGCACTCTCAATGACAAGATACTCAGGGGTCCAATGCCCATTGGTACCATGTTCCCCTTCTTCAAGAGGACAGTATTTGAGACGAGTATTGATGCAGCTTTTGAGGCAACCGCTACCAATGAGGCTTATCTGTTCAAAGATGATCAATATGCTCTTATAGACTATTCGGAACCCAGAAGGATTGCTATCCGTAAAATAACTGAAGGCTTTTATAGTTTGAGAGGTACTATTTTCGAAAGTGGAATTGATGCGGCCTTTGCTTCTTCCAGGAAAAATGAGGCGTACCTTTTCAAGGGAGATCAGTATGCACTCATTAATTTTGCTCCAGGAACAACCAATGACTACATCATTGGTGGTGTGAAGCCAATCCTCCCCAGTTGGCCTAGTCTTCGAAACATATTACCTCGCAAAAATCGTGGCCTTGACATTCATGAACACTCTCATAATACTCCTGAACCCGATAGAGACAGGGATGATCTTTGA